The proteins below are encoded in one region of Penicillium psychrofluorescens genome assembly, chromosome: 4:
- a CDS encoding uncharacterized protein (ID:PFLUO_007012-T1.cds;~source:funannotate), with the protein MLERAAGCFESAGRRFLQESNGAIRSRRTLPRHFWKHHGDGAGTPYWFLALLPPPTQRPSPGPSSSTESKSANDATPPFLDFLYPRNTQEPPIPRLSRFPKRLGLRRRKRPLTGYPRTYVSRALCLHQSLAKAVDVQEESPEADGSQQGTDRLRQLEAEDKLSAVLHEQGTDYEKAWTLYVSLRRPPRFSSELLAYLSSSRDRTNQRRAWRCFSRIPPAKLDANDWSNILWSQVPYGTVSTMKMLCERSARDSKTRARKVWPLVFTHFIHSNRWKDALELWNQSSQPSEGTNIPSPKQLVSRVKESTLLVDARALGSFLLRNRELVNDFNGLASCLLDRVVGSSSNCERITTGGFLQVLQIYRSLNIAKGYHYFHLIKTLQSLGTRSAFVRSTAVYRHLRWRLPDEKPSRKLLGAFLDSLVSFEITSGIRYFLSELAHFYSPPSTHAYRLALIGFSRAGDVAQVNEVFSKLVADHGMPQSRRLLTPLLYVHARHGNVEETMRQFQRVSEEFKFEQNTVCWNIRIVAHANADDFTGAFSTFAEMLRKGIQPNSHTYGTVMGICANRGDTASVRRLLSEAKKHQVQITMPLLDTVVEAFTRHDRMDLAERIAVACQSMNVPGSRVRMWNILLTQYAFRVDLKSIARVRLLMRINGVRPDSMSYSALMLAFTLIREPDTARRLLRTLHRNQHLHATQFHYAIVLSGYVKARNRDMAYVILREIEERFGRLGLSTLLLKLKAQIQRDFQSTTDGVKHKDPNLHLKHAERSLERMTTDIDTTSLATKLPSPGIGGTSPSAAFDTMAYEYLITAYASRGATQQALEIFDRYAKNRRSSASLNNESDSMPFNLASSLMTAYLKDGDHDKVAELWHVVFSRGVELARPIDLDELLPSGLPLSTHTFVEPPRPFLPIGGPNKEELLVSPSPGISVPEKQMEVLGSQRFILSRPLSVYMQSLAMQNEFKKILDLCSEVEAAGFQLSTFNWTRFVEVLSISEEFADQLKAFQMFEQKFSYHFPGWAKLRQGSGFKPNQTSTTAYLIDYLKRRRKLPRNIITRTVRQYWTQFRPWFMQPTYTCVVKLAAALLKIRNRSILDGGTELRAVHGIAPKTLNVIAQMPYLRDSVQGTILRGRANHGSPSKDWTKHEPFVWTGGVLGGPGWTRMKGGVRRARREPRVVKRPFKEVSSKFKRASSNESASDDLEAVIAPEDQQDLSHEYLLLRRRIRYGSAVVEPHDSRLGKKKSVCLSLSPREPKKMTSPPTQVPTAHQKPPTTQDTPGQKDVTADKSPAVRREHPDPRPRNAPGRLLHPRFPRATRLSPARDPALGRKSKQFWFIDRPVRTLLRKELRPTRSEDKVEVAGTTLPWPKGE; encoded by the coding sequence ATGCTCGAGCGAGCGGCCGGGTGCTTCGAGAGCGCGGGACGGCGTTTCCTCCAAGAGTCCAATGGCGCGATTCGGTCCAGGAGAACACTACCCCGTCATTTCTGGAAACACCATGGTGACGGCGCGGGTACTCCATACTGGTTTCTCGCTCTCTTACCGCCGCCGACTCAACGACCGTCCCCGGGTCCAAGCTCTTCAACCGAAAGCAAATCTGCCAACGATGCCACACCGCCGTTTCTCGACTTCCTCTACCCCCGAAACACTCAAGAACCCCCCATTCCACGTCTATCTCGATTCCCCAAGAGACTTGGATtgcgcaggaggaagaggccgtTGACCGGCTATCCAAGAACATATGTCTCGAGAGCCTTGTGTCTTCATCAGTCTCTTGCCAAGGCGGTGGATGTACAAGAAGAGAGCCCGGAAGCAGATGGTTCACAACAGGGGACGGATCGCCTTCGACAGCTCGAGGCAGAGGACAAGCTTAGTGCCGTGTTACACGAACAAGGGACCGATTATGAAAAGGCCTGGACCCTATACGTTTCGTTGAGACGACCGCcgcgcttctcctcggaACTTCTTGCCTACCTGAGTAGTTCCAGAGATCGAACAAATCAAAGGCGGGCTTGGCGGTGTTTTTCACGAATTCCACCGGCAAAGCTCGATGCCAATGATTGGAGCAACATTCTGTGGTCCCAGGTCCCATATGGCACGGTCTCAACCATGAAAATGCTATGCGAACGATCAGCTAGGGATTCAAAAACTCGTGCCAGGAAAGTCTGGCCACTGGTATTTACACACTTTATTCACAGTAACCGATGGAAGGACGCTCTAGAGCTGTGGAATCAGAGTTCACAGCCCTCAGAAGGAACAAATATACCGTCACCGAAGCAACTGGTTTCCCGGGTCAAAGAATCGACACTCCTTGTCGACGCTCGTGCTCTAGGATCATTCCTCTTGCGGAATCGGGAACTGGTCAACGATTTCAACGGCCTTGCCTCATGCCTTCTTGATCGAGTCGTTGGGTCGTCCAGCAATTGCGAAAGGATCACCACGGGAGGGTTTCTGCAAGTTCTGCAAATATACCGGTCGTTGAACATTGCCAAGGGTTACCATTATTTCCACCTCATCAAAACCTTGCAGTCTTTGGGTACACGATCAGCTTTCGTTCGTTCTACGGCGGTTTACCGTCACCTGCGCTGGCGGCTGCCTGACGAGAAGCCATCCAGGAAGCTCTTAGGGGCCTTTCTGGACTCTCTTGTGTCTTTTGAAATTACAAGTGGCATCCGGTACTTCTTGAGCGAACTGGCACACTTCTACTCGCCTCCATCCACCCATGCCTACAGACTAGCCTTGATTGGATTTTCCAGAGCGGGCGATGTGGCACAAGTTAATGAAGTGTTCAGCAAGCTGGTAGCAGACCATGGCATGCCACAGAGTCGGAGACTATTGACCCCTCTTCTTTATGTTCATGCACGACATGGGAATGTCGAAGAGACCATGCGGCAATTTCAAAGGGTATCTGAAGAGTTCAAGTTCGAGCAGAACACGGTGTGCTGGAACATCCGTATTGTCGCACACGCAAACGCCGACGACTTCACTGGGGCCTTTTCAACTTTCGCGGAGATGTTACGGAAGGGCATTCAACCAAATTCCCATACGTACGGTACCGTGATGGGGATATGTGCCAACCGAGGCGATACAGCCAGTGTCCGCCGCTTGCTCAGCGAAGCCAAGAAACATCAAGTGCAGATCACGATGCCGCTACTTGACACAGTTGTGGAGGCATTTACTCGGCACGACCGTATGGATCTGGCGGAACGAATTGCCGTAGCTTGCCAGAGCATGAACGTCCCAGGGTCGCGCGTTCGGATGTGGAACATACTACTCACGCAATACGCATTCAGGGTGGACCTAAAGTCCATAGCTCGGGTGCGATTACTCATGCGAATCAACGGGGTGCGACCAGATTCCATGAGCTATAGTGCTCTCATGCTTGCGTTCACTCTTATTCGTGAGCCGGATACGGCGCGGCGTCTTTTGAGAACACTTCACCGGAACCAACACCTGCACGCCACCCAATTTCACTATGCCATCGTCCTGTCGGGCTATGTGAAAGCTCGAAATCGAGACATGGCGTACGTGATTCTCCGGGAAATCGAAGAACGGTTCGGGCGACTTGGACTCAGCACCCTTCTCTTGAAACTGAAGGCTCAGATTCAACGGGACTTTCAGTCAACGACAGATGGCGTTAAGCACAAAGACCCCAACCTACATCTCAAGCACGCTGAAAGATCCCTTGAGAGAATGACGACAGACATTGACACAACATCACTGGCAACCAAGCTCCCCTCCCCCGGCATCGGTGGCACGTCTCCTTCCGCCGCTTTCGACACAATGGCCTACGAGTACCTTATCACGGCGTACGCCTCGAGAGGGGCTACTCAACAGGCCTTGGAAATTTTTGATCGATATGCCAAGAACCGGCggtcttcggcttctttgAACAATGAGAGTGATTCTATGCCTTTTAACCtggcttcttctttgatGACGGCATATCTAAAGGATGGAGATCACGACAAAGTTGCGGAGCTCTGGCATGTCGTATTCTCTCGCGGCGTCGAACTGGCGCGTCCGATTGACCTCGATGAACTACTACCCTCTGGACTGCCGCTGTCAACCCATACTTTTGTCGAACCGCCGCGACCATTTCTGCCGATAGGAGGCCCGAACAAGGAGGAGCTCTTGGTCAGCCCCTCCCCCGGTATATCTGTTCCCGAAAAGCAGATGGAGGTCCTGGGATCACAGCGCTTTATCCTTTCCCGACCACTTTCTGTTTATATGCAGTCCTTGGCCATGCAGAACGAATTCAAGAAAATTCTGGATCTCTGTTCGGAAGTCGAAGCGGCTGGATTTCAGCTGTCCACGTTCAACTGGACGCGTTTCGTGGAAGTCCTTTCGATCTCGGAAGAATTTGCCGATCAACTGAAAGCTTTCCAGATGTTCGAACAGAAGTTTTCGTATCACTTTCCTGGCTGGGCTAAGCTTCGACAGGGCTCCGGGTTCAAGCCTAATCAGACTTCTACAACTGCCTACTTGATCGATTATCTCAAGAGACGCCGCAAGTTGCCACgcaacatcatcaccagGACAGTCCGACAGTATTGGACCCAGTTCCGGCCTTGGTTCATGCAACCCACCTACACTTGCGTTGTGAAGCTCGCTGCTGCCTTACTTAAGATTCGAAACCGAAGCATTTTGGATGGTGGCACAGAGTTGAGGGCTGTGCATGGTATCGCACCCAAGACGCTCAATGTTATCGCCCAGATGCCTTATCTACGCGACAGCGTTCAGGGCACGATCCTTCGCGGACGCGCGAACCATGGGAGCCCGTCAAAGGATTGGACCAAGCATGAGCCATTTGTCTGGACCGGTGGCGTTCTTGGAGGTCCTGGCTGGACTCGAATGAAAGGTGGCGTCAGACGTGCTCGCCGTGAACCACGCGTCGTGAAACGCCCTTTTAAGGAGGTGTCGTCCAAGTTCAAGAGAGCATCTTCCAATGAGTCCGCTTCGGATGATCTGGAGGCGGTCATTGCACCCGAAGACCAGCAAGATCTTTCTCACGAGTATCTCCTGCTGCGCAGACGAATTCGTTATGGGTCCGCTGTAGTCGAGCCGCATGACTCCAGgctcggcaagaagaagagtgtcTGCCTGAGTCTGTCTCCAAGggaaccgaagaagatgacaagCCCACCGACACAGGTACCCACAGCACACCAGAAGCCTCCGACAACCCAGGATACTCCCGGCCAGAAGGACGTCACAGCCGACAAATCCCCAGCCGTCAGGAGGGAGCATCCAGATCCCAGGCCACGAAACGCTCCCGGTCGTCTGCTGCACCCACGGTTTCCACGAGCCACGAGGCTTTCACCCGCCAGAGATCCGGCTCTCGGAAGGAAGTCCAAGCAATTCTGGTTCATTGATCGGCCGGTACGAACTCTACTCCGGAAGGAACTGCGCCCTACACGCTCGGAAGACAAGGTCGAGGTGGCCGGCACCACATTGCCATGGCCCAAGGGCGAGTAA
- a CDS encoding uncharacterized protein (ID:PFLUO_007013-T1.cds;~source:funannotate), producing the protein MDGVQLRDEAAQDRERAAAEFLDPSDARARSYRADIVVMLNRGLRRLTVSIDEIRAHNRELADGLLTSPFDYSQAFDRALKKVIGTIPNRPAKETSEEVSYYCAYVGAFGEFSCNPRTLSSQHLNHMISLEGIVTKCSLVRPKVIQSVHYSAGKDRFLSRKYRDQTMSASGATSLNVYPQEDDEKNPLITEYGYSTYMDHQSISIQEMPERAPAGQLPRSVDVILDDDLVDKAKPGDRIQLVGIYRSLGNRNAGSGSSTFRTLVMANNIIQLSSKSGGGIAQATITDTDIRNINKIAKKKNVFDLLSSSLAPSIHGHDYIKKAILLMLLGGMEKNLENGTHLRGDINILMVGDPSTAKSQLLRFVLNTSPLAIATTGRGSSGVGLTAAVTSDKETGERRLEAGAMVLGDRGVVCIDEFDKMSDVDRVAIHEVMEQQTVTIAKAGIHTSLNARCSVLAAANPIYGQYDPHKDPHKNIALPDSLLSRFDLLFVVTDDIEDTRDRIVSEHVLRMHRYRQPGTEEGAPVREQLNQTLGVGIEDRQDSNAPTEVFEKFNVMLHGGMVNNTGRNRNKNVEIISIPFIKKYVQYAKSRVKPVLTKGAADHIIAAYSNLRNEELHGNKRRTSPITPRTLETLIRLSTAHAKARLSSRVDEKDAKSAEAILRFAMFKEIVEDERRKRRKVTTFDDDSDEDSEVEFDDDDDQPTYRGTSTATPNQHSTRSRDTVATQSSAPIPEEDAEDADGLYTASPRGQRMRATQTQTESQMSVASSQPASQLLQSQTNDSQTTAAAEHPITPARSTAFRQTLGSLMGSRVFTDGDTCNVDVLIEAVNTAIRTSPSLGAAQVFSRPEAVQALRAMNDDNLLMFLDGDDDVYRI; encoded by the exons ATGGACGGGGTTCAGCTGCGCGATGAGGCCGCACAGGACCGTGAgcgtgctgctgcggagTTCCTGGATCCAA gTGATGCCAGAGCTCGCAG CTACCGTGCCGATATTGTGGTGATGCTGAATCGAGGACTACGACGTTTGACA GTCAGCATTGACGAGATCAGAGCACATAATCGCGAGCTTGCAGACGG GCTTCTTACTTCCCCCTTCGACTATTCGCAGGCTTTCGACCGAGCCTTGAAGAAGGTGATCGGAACAATCCCGAACCGACCGGCCAAGGAAACATCGGAAGAAGTG AGCTACTACTGCGCGTATGTCGGAGCCTTCGGAGAATTCTCTTGCAACCCGCGAACCCTGAGCTCCCAACACTTGAACCACATGATCTCCCTTGAAGGCATCGTTACCAAATGCTCCTTGGTGCGGCCCAAGGTCATCCAGAGTGTTCACTATAGTGCGGGCAAGGACCGCTTCCTTTCCAGAAAGTATCGTGACCAGACTATGTCCGCGAGCGGTGCAACAAGTTTGAATGTGTATCCtcaggaagatgatgagaaaaATCCG CTTATCACCGAGTACGGTTACTCAACATACATGGACCACCAGTCGATTTCCATTCAAGAAATGCCGGAACGTGCCCCCGCGGGACAGCTGCCTCGAAGTGTCGATGTCATTCTCGACGATGACCTGGTCGACAAAGCCAAGCCTGGAGACAGAATCCAGCTGGTTGGTATCTACCGGTCCCTAGGAAATCGGAATGCGGGTTCCGGATCCTCAACTTTCCGCACACTCGTCATGGCCAACAACATCATTCAATTGTCTTCGAAGTCCGGCGGCGGCATTGCGCAGGCTACCATCACCGATACGGACATTCGCAATATCAACAAAATCgccaagaaaaagaatgTGTTCGATCTGCTCTCCAGTTCGCTTGCGCCCAGTATTCATGGCCATGACTACATCAAGAAGGCTATCCTACTGATGCTGCTCGGtggaatggagaagaaccTGGAAAATGGTACTCATCTTCGTGGTGATATCAACATCCTCATGGTTGGTGATCCCTCCACCGCAAAGTCCCAGCTCCTTCGCTTCGTCTTAAACACTTCTCCTCTGGCGATTGCCACTACTGGTCGAGGTTCCTCCGGTGTCGGTCTGACTGCTGCTGTCACTTCCGATAAGGAAACCGGCGAGCGTCGGCTGGAAGCCGGTGCAATGGTCCTGGGTGATCGCGGTGTTGTTTGTATTGATGAGTTCGACAAGATGAGTGATGTGGATCGTGTTGCAATCCACGAAGTTatggagcagcagaccgTCACGATTGCCAAAGCCGGTATCCATACGAGTTTGAACGCGCGATGCAGTGTACTGGCAGCGGCCAATCCTATTTACGGCCAGTACGATCCTCATAAGGATCCCCACAAGAACATCGCTCTGCCGGactctctcctctctcgTTTTGATTTGCTTTTTGTCGTGACAGATGATATTGAAGACACGAGAGACCGTATAGTTTCTGAACACGTTCTGCGCATGCACCGGTACCGTCAGCCTGGCACCGAGGAGGGTGCTCCTGTTCGGGAGCAGCTCAACCAGACGCTTGGCGTGGGAATTGAAGATCGACAGGATTCCAACGCGCCAACTGAGGTCTTTGAGAAGTTCAACGTCATGCTCCACGGTGGCATGGTCAACAACACTGgccgcaaccgcaacaaGAACGTGGAAATTATCAGCATTCCTTTCATCAAGAAGTACGTCCAGTACGCAAAGTCGCGAGTCAAGCCCGTCTTGACCAAAGGTGCGGCCGACCACATCATTGCCGCGTACTCCAACCTTCGCAATGAGGAGCTCCATGGCAACAAGCGTCGTACCTCGCCTATCACACCGCGTACTCTTGAAACATTGATTCGTTTGTCTACTGCCCACGCCAAGGCACGTCTGTCCAGCCGGGTGGACGAGAAGGATGCCAAGTCCGCAGAGGCCATCTTACGCTTTGCCATGTTCAAGGAGATCGTTGAGGATGAGCGTCGCAAGAGACGCAAGGTTACTACCTTCGATGATGACTCTGATGAGGACAGTGAGGTAGAatttgatgatgatgacgaccAGCCGACCTATAGGGGCACATCGACAGCGACCCCGAATCAGCATAGCACAAGAAGCCGTGACACTGTTGCAACACAGTCCAGCGCTCCAATCCCAGAGGAAGACGCTGAAGATGCGGACGGGCTCTACACTGCAAGCCCACGTGGCCAGAGAATGCGCGCCACGCAGACGCAAACTGAATCCCAGATGTCCGTCGCGTCTTCGCAGCCTGCCTCGCAGCTTCTCCAGTCCCAAACAAACGACTCGCAGACCACCGCTGCAGCGGAGCACCCCATCACTCCGGCTCGATCAACGGCCTTCCGCCAGACCCTGGGCTCCCTTATGGGCAGCCGTGTATTCACTGACGGCGATACATGCAATGTGGATGTCTTGATCGAGGCCGTGAACACGGCTATCCGCACTTCCCCATCTCTTGGCGCCGCGCAAGTCTTCTCAAGGCCGGAAGCCGTCCAGGCTCTGCGGGCGATGAATGATGACAACTTGCTGAT GTTCctcgatggcgacgacgatgtcTACCGTATCTAG
- a CDS encoding uncharacterized protein (ID:PFLUO_007011-T1.cds;~source:funannotate), with the protein MEITDFIFREREEVLLAGDYNAYRAHTTRRLHKLRKKLGQTTAKGRKYTAKPAVGADNIGSNVAYVHLLLLGSERAWAHAMNMKSTHSADPSAKGLSGTARRHIISRLTKATGYAQHLVSLLHEQSTSGASDIDVLEARAYSATISGALWLEKRKWEQCLHDYSISRVIYTALGQQVKKDAFRDLLSGTVDPSLRYAAYQMKLPRSKPTSSLAIEFFPSDSKMRSEVEKIDPSCLAEEAAGTRRTAEGEVQKLPESITWRSRTVALEDASISQALAAASAAETSLSSWLADNNGRSATAKEKAAAYDNVIIASQDAVDATKTAIDDLASEGVDPGDKRMQALQITRTAVNYTLVGWRVGRNRVLCGGQDGLSFEEEESAKGKKGAKRPAGNGKKLNKLRERVVLYDSTLQSLEFILELPGVAADSTFVQELEAKRHYFRALRCLALGRSHSVLGRSTEALALFSQALDLVNSAATSQSTDPEGPPKLDVSRTQVGTLESILRELVAQYRGLVTLEKLTAEDASQSAGRPLVERLHQFAGAQTDLHNLVPYPPQMLPVPVKPLFFDVAWNYIDYPRADGAEKGAEPQAEEKKGRGWFGFGR; encoded by the exons ATGGAAATCACAGACTTCATTTTcagggagagggaggaggtGCTCCTGGCGGGTGACTACAATGCCTACCGGGCGCACACCACCCGCCGGTTGCATAAactgcgcaagaagctggGACAGACCACCGCCAAAGGCCGCAAATACACAGCCAAGCCGGCCGTGGGAGCTGACAATATCGGAAGCAACGTGGC TTATGTGCACCTCTTGCTTCTGGGGTCGGAGCGAGCGTGGGCCCACGCGATGAATATGAAATCGACACACTCTGCCGACCCATCTGCCAAAGGATTATCCGGTACTGCCAGACGTCACATTATCTCCCGACTGACCAAGGCGACTGGATATGCGCAGCACCTCGTTTCGCTGCTTCATGAACAATCGACGTCGGGAGCCAGCGACATTGACGTCCTTGAAGCCCGGGCTTATTCTGCGACGATCTCGGGAGCACTGTGGCTGGAAAAGCGGAAGTGGGAGCAGTGTCTCCATGATTACTCGATTTCAAGGGTGATATACACTGCGCTGGGTCAACAGGTCAAGAAGGACGCCTTTCGAGACCTTTTGTCCGGTACCGTCGACCCCAGTCTGCGCTACGCTGCCTACCAGATGAAACTGCCACGTTCCAAACCTACGTCCTCGCTTGCCATTGAATTTTTCCCGTCGGACTCTAAGATGCGGTCCGAGGTTGAGAAGATCGACCCGTCTTGCCTAGCCGAAGAAGCTGCAGGAACACGGAGGACTGCCGAGGGCGAAGTGCAGAAATTGCCCGAGTCGATTACCTGGAGGTCGCGGACTGTTGCACTGGAGGATGCCTCCATTTCTCAGGCACTGGCTGCTGCCTCTGCCGCAGAGACCAGCCTCTCGTCCTGGTTGGCCGACAACAATGGACGATCTGccaccgccaaggagaaggctgctgcgTACGATAATGTGATTATTGCAAGCCAGGATGCAGTCGATGCGACCAAGACGGCGATTGACGATCTGGCCAGCGAGGGCGTTGATCCCGGTGACAAGAGAATGCAAGCGCTCCAGATCACCCGTACTGCTGTCAACTACACTCTGGTGGGATGGCGCGTTGGGCGCAACCGGGTGCTGTGTGGCGGACAGGACGGTCTCTCTtttgaggaggaagagtccGCGAAGGGCAAAAAGGGCGCCAAGCGCCCTGCGGGTAACGGGAAGAAGCTGAACAAGCTCCGTGAGCGCGTGGTTCTGTACGACTCGACACTACAGAGCTTGGAGTTCATTCTCGAACTCCCCGGTGTCGCCGCCGATTCTACATTTGTGCAAGAGCTGGAGGCCAAGCGCCACTACTTCCGGGCTCTCAG GTGTCTGGCCCTTGGCCGGTCACACAGCGTTCTGGGCAGATCCACAGAAGCCCTCGCGCTGTTCTCGCAGGCATTGGATCTTGTCAACTCCGCCGCCACTTCTCAGTCAACTGACCCCGAGGGTCCCCCGAAGCTCGATGTCTCTCGGACGCAAGTTGGTACCCTGGAGTCGATTCTCCGGGAACTTGTTGCTCAGTATCGCGGACTGGTGACTCTCGAAAAACTCACAGCCGAGGATGCATCGCAGTCGGCTGGGCGGCCGCTCGTGGAACGCTTGCACCAGTTCGCCGGTGCCCAGACGGACCTCCACAATCTGGTGCCGTACCCGCCGCAGATGCTACCCGTGCCGGTTAAGCCGCTGTTCTTTGATGTGGCGTGGAACTACATTGACTACCCGCGCGCCGATGGCGCGGAGAAGGGCGCGGAGCCGCaagccgaggagaagaagggccgTGGCTGGTTTGGATTTGGGCGGTGA